A part of Microcoleus sp. bin38.metabat.b11b12b14.051 genomic DNA contains:
- a CDS encoding efflux RND transporter periplasmic adaptor subunit: protein MTNQVFSEAEEKQPLSPVQSGRDSKLVADASETGTSDTSRWRFSSEEDEREIALEVPEMDGALSEVSELEAPEVPPSKGLRWPTLLVGAGIGVAATLLAVNLTAGKQSARAPVVAPAAAQQGTAQTVTVAPVESAEVAQTLEATGSVAPYDLLPVLPQSNGLQIKQVLVKEGDTVEKNQVMAVLDDSVLRSQIAEAVAKVESANSTVEQAQAQVQQAQSTQKETEAAVAQAEAGVEKAIADLAQVKTGVGQAEAGVNQAKAGVNQAKAGIASAQAKLAQAQREVNRTQNLAAQGVISQQDLEKRKTERETAVQDVNKAKADLNKAIEEQNKAAEEVRSAQAKVVNAEASISTARAALLSARAKVNTAATTVSSARANVGNNAAGVRSNDARVKQLQTQLEQTIVRAPDSGIVSERIGRVGDVSSGSQKLFSIIRGNKLELQLKVPETQVSQVQPGTAVQISSDSDKRIKLSGTVREISPLVDPQNRQATVKIDLPASEFLRSGMFLRAAISTATAQGLKVPAKAILPQSDGSSIVYKLVGEDKVQAQPVVVGEITGGAVGDLTSAQVEIKKGLKAGDKVVVAGAGYLKDGDRVKVGSQ, encoded by the coding sequence GTGACGAATCAAGTTTTTTCAGAAGCAGAAGAAAAGCAGCCCCTTTCCCCCGTGCAGAGCGGCCGCGACAGCAAATTAGTAGCGGATGCGTCTGAAACTGGCACCTCAGATACCTCTCGCTGGCGCTTCTCGTCTGAAGAAGATGAACGAGAAATAGCCTTAGAAGTTCCAGAAATGGATGGGGCGCTATCGGAAGTTTCCGAATTAGAAGCACCAGAAGTTCCTCCCAGTAAAGGACTCAGGTGGCCGACGCTATTGGTGGGCGCAGGGATTGGCGTGGCTGCAACGCTGCTCGCAGTAAACTTGACTGCGGGGAAGCAGAGCGCACGTGCTCCAGTTGTAGCCCCAGCGGCTGCTCAGCAGGGGACGGCTCAGACGGTGACGGTGGCCCCTGTGGAATCGGCCGAGGTGGCTCAAACTCTCGAAGCGACGGGGAGTGTGGCGCCTTACGATTTACTGCCGGTGCTACCGCAATCGAACGGTTTGCAAATTAAGCAGGTTTTGGTGAAAGAAGGGGATACGGTAGAAAAAAATCAGGTAATGGCGGTTTTGGATGATTCGGTGTTGCGATCGCAAATTGCCGAAGCCGTTGCTAAGGTAGAATCGGCAAACTCTACGGTAGAACAAGCCCAAGCTCAAGTGCAGCAAGCCCAGTCTACCCAAAAAGAAACCGAAGCCGCTGTCGCTCAAGCTGAAGCTGGCGTGGAAAAAGCCATCGCAGACTTAGCGCAAGTTAAAACCGGTGTTGGCCAAGCTGAAGCTGGTGTGAATCAAGCTAAGGCTGGTGTGAATCAAGCTAAGGCTGGTATTGCTTCCGCCCAGGCGAAATTAGCTCAAGCCCAAAGAGAAGTCAATCGCACCCAAAATTTGGCGGCTCAAGGAGTAATTAGCCAGCAAGATTTGGAAAAGCGCAAGACTGAGCGAGAAACTGCTGTTCAAGATGTGAATAAAGCTAAGGCTGATTTGAATAAAGCTATAGAAGAACAGAACAAAGCGGCGGAAGAAGTGCGATCGGCTCAAGCTAAAGTAGTTAATGCCGAAGCTAGTATCAGTACAGCCCGAGCTGCACTGTTGAGTGCGCGCGCCAAGGTAAATACTGCGGCCACAACTGTCAGCAGCGCCCGAGCAAATGTAGGGAACAATGCAGCAGGTGTTCGCAGCAATGATGCGCGAGTCAAACAGTTGCAAACTCAACTCGAACAAACTATCGTCCGAGCGCCGGATAGCGGTATTGTATCGGAAAGAATTGGTCGAGTTGGTGATGTTTCTTCGGGAAGTCAAAAACTATTTTCGATTATTCGGGGAAATAAGCTAGAACTGCAATTAAAAGTCCCAGAAACTCAGGTTTCGCAAGTACAACCGGGAACCGCGGTACAGATTAGTTCGGATTCAGACAAGCGGATTAAGTTGTCTGGAACTGTGCGAGAGATTTCGCCGTTAGTTGACCCGCAAAATCGGCAAGCTACGGTGAAGATTGATTTGCCTGCAAGTGAGTTTTTGCGATCGGGAATGTTTTTGCGCGCTGCGATTTCGACGGCGACGGCGCAAGGTTTGAAAGTTCCGGCTAAGGCTATTTTACCACAGTCTGATGGCAGTTCTATTGTTTACAAACTTGTGGGTGAGGACAAGGTGCAAGCTCAGCCGGTGGTAGTTGGGGAGATTACCGGGGGCGCGGTTGGGGATTTGACGAGTGCTCAGGTTGAGATTAAAAAAGGGTTGAAAGCAGGGGATAAAGTGGTTGTTGCTGGTGCTGGTTATCTCAAGGATGGCGATCGGGTTAAAGTCGGTAGTCAGTAG
- a CDS encoding ABC transporter permease has product MKWWQNLKNNPLARLGAVVLLIFYTVALFAEFVAPYDPYDSQLNGSLLPPTQIYLSAKDGRFIGPHVYPTTQGPVDANTGAREVIVDWQKPSALGLFVKGSPYKFLGILPFDRHLVGTTGEGKINLLGTDEQARDQFSRLVHGSRISLSIGLVGIAISFPLGLLIGGISGYFGSWIDSILMRFAEVLMTIPGLYLLIALAAVLPPGLTSAQRFILIVLITSFIGWASLARVIRGQVLSIKQREFVQAARAMGANPIYIIIRHVLPQTATYVIISATLSVPGFIVAESVLSLIGLGIQQPDASWGNLLSLSTNASILVLQPWLVWPPAILIVLTVLAFNLLGDGLRDALDPRSIQR; this is encoded by the coding sequence ATGAAATGGTGGCAAAATCTTAAAAATAATCCTCTAGCTCGCTTGGGAGCTGTGGTGCTATTAATTTTTTATACAGTCGCACTTTTCGCCGAATTTGTGGCACCTTACGACCCCTACGACTCTCAATTAAATGGTTCCTTGCTGCCGCCAACTCAGATTTATTTAAGCGCCAAAGACGGGCGATTTATTGGGCCGCACGTTTATCCGACTACTCAGGGCCCGGTGGATGCAAATACGGGCGCTCGCGAGGTAATTGTAGACTGGCAAAAACCCTCTGCTCTCGGTTTGTTTGTCAAAGGTTCTCCCTATAAGTTTTTAGGAATTTTGCCTTTTGACAGGCACCTGGTTGGCACTACAGGAGAAGGTAAAATTAACCTTTTAGGTACCGACGAACAAGCTCGCGATCAATTCAGCCGCTTAGTACATGGCAGTCGCATTAGCCTCAGCATTGGTTTAGTTGGCATAGCAATTTCATTTCCTTTAGGATTGTTGATTGGAGGAATATCTGGTTATTTCGGTAGTTGGATTGACAGTATATTAATGCGCTTCGCTGAAGTATTGATGACGATTCCCGGTCTTTATTTATTAATAGCCCTAGCAGCAGTTTTGCCTCCGGGATTGACAAGTGCTCAGCGATTTATTTTGATTGTGTTGATTACTTCATTTATCGGTTGGGCAAGTTTGGCGCGGGTAATTCGCGGCCAGGTACTGTCTATTAAACAGCGAGAATTCGTGCAAGCGGCTCGGGCTATGGGCGCCAACCCAATCTATATTATTATCCGCCACGTGTTGCCACAAACTGCAACTTATGTAATTATTTCTGCTACTTTGTCGGTTCCGGGTTTTATTGTGGCGGAGTCGGTTTTGAGTTTAATTGGATTGGGGATTCAACAGCCAGATGCCTCTTGGGGAAATTTGCTATCTCTTTCTACTAATGCTTCAATTTTAGTGTTGCAGCCTTGGTTGGTTTGGCCTCCGGCGATACTGATTGTTTTGACTGTTTTGGCTTTCAATTTATTGGGGGATGGATTGCGGGATGCTCTCGATCCGCGCAGCATTCAAAGGTAA
- a CDS encoding AI-2E family transporter has product MNSVFTPVQQFLITWLLVLVTGWFTLTAINYVGELVSILVTAGLIAFLLNYAVIRLQVFLPRGLAAGLVYLTAGLVVVVIGLTIVPPVFSQARQLGVRFPDLLESARQQLGEFQAWSADRNLPFDVQLLEQQLSAKVQEQVQAIAGTSLGLVVGTVNWFLDLILILVISFYMLLDGQRVWQGLTSIFSPDIRYVLTDTLQRNLQRFVSGQLLLGLFMATSLTMAFWWLQVPFFLLFAVFIGLTEIIPFIGAALGIGTVSIIVAFIDWWLALQVLAVAIGLQQIKDNLVAPRIMGNLTGLSPVIIFTALLLGGRVGGLLGVILAIPLTGVVKSIVEIVLNPKLPPQTGSFFYNPFSGEELGKIAENESRIILVPDDKK; this is encoded by the coding sequence ATGAATAGTGTATTTACTCCCGTCCAACAGTTTCTAATTACTTGGTTGCTAGTGCTAGTGACTGGATGGTTTACCCTGACTGCTATTAATTATGTTGGGGAACTCGTCAGCATTTTAGTAACAGCGGGACTCATTGCATTTTTATTAAATTATGCAGTAATCAGACTGCAAGTATTTTTGCCGCGAGGACTCGCTGCGGGGCTAGTTTATTTAACGGCGGGTTTGGTAGTAGTAGTAATCGGTCTAACTATTGTACCGCCAGTCTTCAGCCAAGCTAGACAGTTAGGGGTCAGGTTCCCAGACTTGCTGGAGTCGGCGCGGCAGCAGTTAGGTGAATTTCAAGCATGGAGTGCCGATCGCAATTTACCATTTGACGTGCAACTTTTAGAACAGCAGTTATCAGCAAAAGTGCAGGAACAAGTACAGGCGATTGCTGGTACGAGTTTAGGTTTAGTTGTAGGAACTGTCAACTGGTTTCTCGACTTAATTTTGATTCTAGTCATTTCATTTTATATGCTCCTCGACGGTCAAAGAGTGTGGCAGGGATTGACCAGCATTTTTTCGCCAGATATTCGCTATGTTTTAACCGATACTTTGCAGCGAAACCTCCAGCGATTCGTATCGGGACAGTTGCTGCTGGGACTATTTATGGCGACCTCGCTAACTATGGCTTTTTGGTGGCTGCAAGTTCCGTTTTTCCTGTTGTTTGCCGTGTTTATCGGCTTGACAGAAATAATTCCGTTTATCGGAGCGGCGCTGGGCATTGGTACTGTTAGTATAATTGTAGCGTTTATTGATTGGTGGCTGGCGCTGCAAGTGTTGGCAGTTGCGATCGGTCTCCAGCAAATCAAGGATAACTTAGTAGCACCCAGAATCATGGGTAATCTCACGGGTTTGAGTCCGGTAATTATTTTTACAGCTTTGCTGTTAGGAGGTAGAGTGGGAGGATTATTAGGAGTTATCCTAGCAATTCCGCTGACTGGGGTGGTCAAAAGTATCGTGGAAATTGTACTCAATCCCAAATTACCTCCGCAAACAGGCTCGTTTTTCTACAATCCTTTTAGCGGCGAGGAATTGGGGAAAATTGCGGAAAATGAAAGTAGAATAATCTTGGTTCCCGATGATAAAAAATAG
- a CDS encoding efflux RND transporter permease subunit — protein MSFNISAWSIKQPVPTIVLFLILTIGGLVSFPVLGIDDSPNIDVPSVSISVIQPGADPAELESQVTKKVEDAVAGLGNIDHIISTVNDGSSNTTVNFLLGTNSDRATNDVRNAIAQIRQSLPQDINDPVVKRVEFAGSSIMSYAVVSDRQTVEQLSELIDQNISRVLLSVKGVAQVQRIGGRDKDIRVDLNPEQLQSLGITATQVNDQIRNFNINLPGGRTEIGNSEQTVRTLGSAKTIEQLKAYQITLPKGSFVPLSSLGKVEEGYAEARQGARLNNKPVVAFAILRSTGSTLVTVEEAVRATVKKLEKTLPTDVKLELIYTLGDHIRDSYEASVDALILGAVLAIITIFIFLRDWRATLIAAVALPLSAIPTFAVLRMVGYTLNSMTLLALSLVVGILVDDAIVEIENIERHVGMGKTAYQAALDASAEIGLAVVATTMTIVSVFAPVAFMPGIPGQFFRPFGVTVSASVLFSLLVARTVTPMMAAYMFKDQPHHQELKKDQLSYQYRRLLTWALKHRAIVLILGVALFFGSVQLIPYIPTGFIDRDDTGLSTVSIELPPGSTLSQTDLAVQQATKLLLAHPAVDSVLETEGAPTVSGGAGGGGGRASGVNTASLYVKLKPANQRIGQQKFEEEMRPKLADVPGVRLSFAQGRVGGRKQMSIVLKSENAEALTKTAETLTQQMRQLPGLIEVQSSASLVKPEILVKPDPNRAADQGVSVQQIARTASLATIGDIDSNLAKFDLPDRQIPIHVMLASQFRSDIETIKNLQIPGKNNTLVPLRAVADITLGSGPSQIDRYDRARQVSVEGNLLGGTTLGEASAAVKKLPVMNPLPPGVEQESSGDAKVMQDIFSGFAGALGTAVLFIYGVLVLLFANFLHPITIMAALPLSLGGALLGLLVGQKSLGLYALIGVVLLMGIVTKNSILLVDYAIMNEKEGAPMYEATLDSGVARLRPILMTTIAMIAGMVPIALGLGAGSQVRSPMAMAVIGGLMTSTLLTLVVIPVVYTYMDGLQVWIFNRVRGKKRAKSSAVRSK, from the coding sequence ATGTCTTTCAACATTTCGGCTTGGTCGATAAAACAACCTGTCCCGACGATTGTTTTATTCTTGATTCTGACAATCGGAGGTTTAGTATCATTTCCAGTTTTAGGTATCGATGATTCACCTAACATCGATGTACCTTCAGTTTCGATATCTGTCATCCAACCGGGGGCAGATCCAGCGGAACTTGAATCGCAAGTTACGAAAAAAGTAGAAGATGCTGTGGCTGGTTTGGGCAATATTGACCACATTATTTCTACTGTTAATGATGGTTCTTCTAATACGACTGTTAACTTTTTATTGGGCACGAATAGCGATCGCGCAACCAACGATGTCCGCAATGCGATCGCCCAAATCCGCCAAAGCCTGCCCCAAGACATTAACGATCCCGTTGTCAAGCGGGTGGAATTTGCGGGTAGTTCCATTATGTCCTACGCCGTGGTATCCGATCGCCAAACCGTAGAACAATTAAGCGAATTAATCGACCAAAACATCAGTCGTGTCCTCCTTTCTGTCAAAGGTGTGGCTCAAGTGCAGCGCATCGGAGGCAGAGATAAGGATATTCGAGTTGATTTAAACCCCGAACAATTGCAAAGTCTGGGGATTACAGCTACCCAAGTTAACGACCAAATTCGCAATTTTAATATCAATCTTCCCGGGGGGCGAACTGAAATCGGCAATTCCGAGCAAACAGTCCGCACCCTCGGTAGTGCTAAAACTATCGAACAGTTGAAAGCTTATCAAATTACCTTGCCTAAAGGCAGTTTTGTGCCGCTTTCTAGTTTGGGAAAAGTTGAGGAAGGCTATGCAGAAGCGCGTCAGGGCGCGCGGCTCAATAACAAGCCTGTTGTAGCTTTTGCTATCCTCCGCAGCACTGGTAGCACTCTGGTGACTGTGGAAGAAGCGGTGCGGGCAACTGTTAAGAAGCTGGAAAAAACTTTGCCAACCGATGTCAAGTTGGAACTGATTTATACTTTAGGAGATCACATCCGAGATTCCTATGAAGCTTCTGTGGATGCTTTGATTTTGGGGGCGGTTTTAGCGATTATCACGATTTTTATATTTCTGCGGGATTGGCGGGCGACTTTGATTGCTGCTGTGGCTTTGCCGCTGTCGGCTATTCCTACTTTTGCTGTGCTCAGGATGGTGGGATATACGCTTAACAGCATGACTTTGTTGGCGCTGTCGTTGGTGGTGGGAATATTAGTCGATGATGCGATCGTCGAAATTGAAAATATCGAACGCCATGTGGGGATGGGGAAAACGGCTTATCAAGCTGCTTTGGATGCTTCCGCTGAAATTGGTTTAGCTGTCGTTGCTACCACGATGACGATTGTTTCGGTGTTTGCGCCGGTGGCTTTTATGCCGGGAATTCCCGGTCAGTTTTTTCGACCTTTTGGGGTGACGGTTTCGGCTTCGGTGTTATTTTCGCTGTTAGTCGCCCGCACCGTAACTCCGATGATGGCGGCTTATATGTTTAAGGATCAGCCACATCATCAGGAACTCAAAAAAGACCAACTTTCCTATCAGTATCGCCGACTTTTGACTTGGGCGCTGAAGCATCGGGCGATCGTCCTAATTTTAGGTGTGGCTTTGTTTTTCGGTAGCGTCCAATTAATACCTTACATTCCCACGGGGTTTATCGATCGCGATGATACCGGACTTTCCACAGTATCGATCGAATTACCGCCCGGTTCCACCTTGTCACAAACAGATTTAGCGGTGCAGCAAGCAACTAAATTATTGCTCGCCCATCCAGCCGTAGATAGCGTTTTGGAGACCGAAGGCGCTCCCACAGTATCGGGGGGAGCGGGTGGAGGCGGCGGGCGTGCTAGCGGCGTAAATACAGCCAGTCTGTACGTCAAATTGAAGCCCGCCAATCAGCGAATCGGACAACAGAAGTTTGAAGAGGAAATGCGGCCCAAACTGGCGGATGTTCCCGGTGTGCGGCTGAGTTTTGCTCAAGGGCGTGTGGGCGGTAGGAAGCAAATGTCGATCGTCCTCAAGAGCGAAAATGCCGAAGCTTTAACTAAAACTGCGGAAACTCTCACGCAACAAATGAGGCAACTTCCGGGACTAATTGAGGTGCAATCTAGCGCGAGTTTAGTCAAGCCGGAGATTTTGGTAAAACCCGATCCAAATCGAGCGGCGGATCAGGGTGTTTCGGTGCAGCAAATTGCTCGTACTGCTTCTTTGGCAACGATTGGAGATATTGACTCGAATCTGGCTAAATTCGATTTGCCCGATCGACAAATTCCGATTCATGTGATGTTAGCATCGCAGTTTCGCAGTGATATCGAAACAATTAAAAACCTGCAAATACCGGGTAAAAATAATACTTTAGTGCCGTTGCGGGCGGTGGCGGATATTACTTTGGGCAGCGGGCCTTCTCAGATCGATCGCTACGATAGAGCCCGTCAAGTATCCGTAGAAGGCAATTTGTTGGGCGGTACGACTTTAGGAGAAGCTTCGGCGGCGGTGAAGAAACTACCTGTAATGAATCCTTTACCCCCCGGTGTGGAACAGGAATCGTCTGGTGATGCGAAAGTAATGCAGGATATTTTCAGCGGTTTTGCCGGGGCTTTGGGAACGGCGGTACTGTTTATTTATGGTGTATTGGTGCTGTTGTTTGCAAATTTCTTGCATCCGATCACAATTATGGCGGCATTACCTTTATCTCTGGGCGGCGCACTGTTGGGGCTTTTGGTTGGACAAAAATCTCTCGGTTTGTACGCTTTGATTGGCGTGGTGTTGCTGATGGGAATTGTGACAAAGAATTCGATTTTGTTGGTAGATTACGCGATTATGAATGAGAAGGAAGGCGCACCGATGTATGAAGCGACGCTGGATTCTGGTGTAGCGCGGTTGCGGCCGATTTTGATGACAACGATCGCGATGATAGCTGGAATGGTGCCGATCGCGCTGGGACTTGGCGCCGGATCTCAGGTGCGGAGTCCGATGGCGATGGCGGTAATTGGCGGTTTGATGACTTCTACGCTGTTGACTTTGGTGGTGATTCCGGTGGTTTATACCTATATGGATGGCCTGCAAGTCTGGATTTTTAATCGGGTGCGGGGGAAGAAAAGAGCGAAGTCGTCTGCGGTGCGATCGAAATAA
- a CDS encoding PAS domain S-box protein, with the protein MLLKSLSSWLMKSSPKMSLSLVLLIPLVVQISVAVGVTGWLSFRNGQKAVNDLATRLSLEVAARTKENFRSFGDMSHLFLQMNTAAIASENLNPDDFPKLERYLWNQTKLSDQTTTIYYGDEQGRFLLVKHEAEDLLYIRDESTAPNRQIYRLDGKGNRTELIKTAPYDPRTRPWYQAAKQAEKATWSPIYVFAAPSVLGITPVMPIYNETGKLRGVLAIDLTLSQISDFLKSIKISPSGEVFAIERSGEIVASSTDELPFVTDNDGQKRLMATKSKNALIRSASTYLQKQFGSFEEIDTQGQFSFDIDGKRQFLTVVPLRDGRGLDWLIVVAIPEGDFMEQINANTRTTILLCFFAFILAIVLGIFTSRWVVTPITRLLEASQALTKMSEAADFTSAELDGEVEVKGVNELGVLAQSFNQMARQLRSSFVALERTNSSLEQRVAERTAELEAAEAELRALFAAMNELIVVVDATGRYLKIAPTNISLLYKPAAELVGKTIGELFEQATADNFLNHIRAALDTQQTVSIEYDLTINDREVCFAASISPLSEESVIWVARDITEQKRAESVRRMRQKQLLKQNSVLLELARNKALYRGDLQVALREITAAAAHTLDAEAAGAWLYDESRSSLQCLDKFHRTNGQHSQGAELAAADYPVYFKALEEDRTIAADDALSDIRTREFVASYFAQNGTTSTLDAPVRLGGQTVGVLCIEQVGSARHWTVEEQNFVASLADLVSLAIEASDRDRTQSALRQAEQKYRSIFENAVEGIFQTTPQGRFLSVNPALARIYGYATPEELTSNLTNIRQQTYVNPQQREKFMRVMKEFGQISGFESEVYRADGSIIWISESARAVCDTDGEVLYYEGSVEDISDRKVFESALQLALEAAEAASTAKSAFLANMSHELRTPLNAIIGYSEMLQEETEESGYDELTPDLDKIRTSGRHLLSLINDILDISKIEAGRMDLYLETFDISALIAEVADSAAPLIEKNYNTLNLQQTSNIGTMRGDITKVRQILLNLLSNATKFTQNGTITVSASRETISSDNSEATPQNSSEPAANSPSSNPSKEFLVVNCTDTGIGMNPDELEHIFQPFTQADASTTRKYGGTGLGLAISQRFCLMMGGNISVNSQVGVGSTFTIRLPLTVDS; encoded by the coding sequence ATGTTATTGAAAAGTTTGAGCAGTTGGCTGATGAAAAGCTCGCCCAAGATGTCGCTGAGCCTAGTTTTGTTGATACCCCTGGTGGTGCAAATCTCCGTAGCAGTCGGCGTCACAGGATGGCTGTCGTTTCGCAACGGCCAGAAAGCCGTCAATGACCTTGCTACCAGGTTGAGCTTGGAAGTCGCAGCCAGGACTAAAGAAAATTTCCGCAGTTTTGGGGATATGTCTCACCTGTTCCTGCAAATGAATACTGCTGCGATCGCCTCGGAAAACCTCAACCCTGATGACTTCCCCAAGTTAGAGCGCTATTTGTGGAACCAGACCAAGCTGAGCGATCAAACTACAACCATCTACTACGGCGACGAACAGGGCAGATTTCTCTTGGTCAAACACGAAGCAGAAGACTTACTATACATCAGAGACGAATCAACCGCTCCCAACCGCCAAATTTATCGCCTCGATGGCAAAGGAAATCGCACTGAACTAATCAAAACCGCCCCCTACGACCCCCGTACTAGACCGTGGTACCAAGCTGCCAAACAGGCGGAAAAAGCCACTTGGTCTCCGATATACGTCTTCGCAGCCCCGTCAGTTCTCGGCATTACGCCGGTGATGCCTATTTACAATGAAACAGGAAAACTGCGGGGGGTTTTGGCAATTGACCTGACTCTTTCTCAAATCAGCGATTTTCTCAAAAGTATTAAAATTAGCCCGTCAGGAGAAGTTTTTGCGATCGAACGCAGCGGGGAAATCGTCGCCAGTTCCACAGACGAATTGCCCTTTGTCACTGACAATGACGGACAAAAACGGTTGATGGCGACTAAAAGTAAAAATGCGCTAATTCGATCGGCATCCACATACTTGCAAAAACAATTTGGCAGTTTTGAAGAAATTGACACCCAAGGACAGTTTAGCTTCGATATAGACGGGAAACGTCAATTCCTGACGGTGGTTCCGCTGCGAGATGGCCGCGGCCTCGATTGGCTGATTGTCGTCGCCATCCCGGAAGGAGACTTTATGGAGCAAATTAACGCCAACACTCGCACAACTATTTTATTGTGCTTTTTTGCGTTCATATTGGCGATCGTCCTGGGTATTTTCACCTCTCGCTGGGTTGTCACACCAATTACCCGATTGCTGGAAGCATCCCAAGCTTTAACAAAAATGTCCGAAGCTGCTGACTTCACCTCCGCCGAATTAGACGGCGAAGTCGAAGTCAAAGGCGTCAACGAACTCGGTGTGTTAGCTCAGTCTTTCAACCAGATGGCGAGACAATTGCGATCGTCTTTTGTAGCCCTAGAACGAACCAACTCCAGTTTAGAACAGCGAGTAGCAGAGCGGACAGCCGAACTAGAAGCCGCCGAAGCAGAATTGCGGGCTTTGTTTGCAGCCATGAACGAATTAATTGTAGTTGTGGATGCGACCGGTCGCTACTTAAAAATTGCGCCCACAAATATATCCCTGCTTTACAAACCAGCCGCAGAATTAGTTGGTAAAACAATCGGAGAGCTGTTTGAGCAAGCTACAGCCGACAATTTTCTCAACCACATCCGAGCAGCTTTAGATACTCAGCAAACAGTCAGCATCGAGTACGATTTAACTATTAACGACCGCGAAGTTTGTTTTGCAGCCAGCATTTCGCCGCTTTCAGAAGAATCTGTAATTTGGGTAGCCCGCGACATTACCGAACAGAAGCGAGCCGAATCCGTGCGGCGGATGAGACAAAAACAATTGCTCAAACAAAACAGTGTTTTGCTAGAATTGGCAAGAAATAAAGCGCTGTATCGAGGCGATTTGCAAGTAGCTTTAAGAGAAATCACCGCAGCGGCGGCTCATACCCTAGATGCAGAAGCAGCCGGAGCGTGGCTGTACGATGAAAGCCGATCTTCATTGCAATGTTTAGACAAATTTCATCGCACCAACGGCCAGCATTCCCAAGGTGCTGAACTCGCAGCAGCAGACTATCCAGTTTATTTTAAAGCTTTGGAAGAAGACCGGACGATCGCAGCCGACGACGCTCTGTCAGATATCAGAACCAGGGAATTTGTGGCATCTTACTTTGCACAAAACGGCACCACATCAACCTTAGATGCGCCAGTGCGGCTGGGAGGACAAACAGTCGGAGTCCTCTGTATCGAACAGGTGGGAAGTGCTCGCCACTGGACAGTAGAAGAACAAAATTTTGTTGCTTCCCTGGCAGATTTGGTATCATTGGCGATCGAAGCTAGCGATCGCGATCGAACACAAAGCGCCCTCCGTCAAGCAGAACAAAAATACCGCAGCATATTTGAAAACGCAGTCGAAGGCATTTTTCAAACCACCCCCCAAGGCCGCTTCTTGAGCGTAAATCCAGCTTTAGCCCGGATTTACGGCTACGCCACTCCCGAAGAATTGACATCAAATCTCACCAACATCAGACAGCAAACTTACGTCAATCCCCAGCAACGCGAAAAGTTTATGCGAGTCATGAAAGAATTCGGACAAATTTCCGGCTTTGAGTCAGAAGTGTACCGCGCTGACGGCAGCATAATTTGGATTTCTGAAAGCGCCCGTGCAGTGTGCGACACCGACGGCGAGGTACTCTACTATGAAGGCAGCGTCGAGGATATTAGCGATCGTAAAGTCTTTGAATCCGCCTTGCAACTCGCCCTAGAAGCAGCCGAAGCAGCTTCCACCGCAAAAAGCGCATTTTTAGCAAACATGAGCCACGAACTACGCACACCTCTCAATGCCATCATCGGCTACAGCGAAATGCTCCAAGAAGAAACCGAAGAATCCGGCTATGACGAACTCACCCCAGACTTAGACAAAATCCGCACATCCGGCAGACACTTGCTATCACTAATTAACGACATTCTCGACATTTCTAAAATCGAAGCCGGTCGCATGGATCTATACCTAGAAACCTTCGACATCAGCGCCTTGATAGCAGAAGTTGCAGACAGCGCAGCCCCACTGATCGAGAAAAATTACAACACTTTAAACCTACAGCAAACTAGCAACATCGGCACAATGCGCGGTGACATTACCAAAGTGCGGCAAATTTTATTAAATTTGCTGAGCAATGCCACCAAATTCACTCAAAATGGTACAATTACCGTAAGCGCCAGCCGAGAAACAATATCCAGTGATAACAGCGAAGCGACACCACAAAACAGTTCTGAACCCGCGGCAAATTCTCCATCCTCAAATCCCAGTAAAGAATTTTTAGTGGTAAATTGTACAGATACAGGAATTGGCATGAATCCAGACGAATTGGAGCACATCTTCCAACCATTTACCCAAGCAGACGCTTCTACCACGCGCAAGTACGGCGGCACAGGTTTGGGACTAGCAATCAGCCAGCGTTTTTGCCTGATGATGGGTGGCAATATTTCAGTAAACAGTCAAGTCGGTGTTGGTTCTACTTTCACCATCCGTTTACCTTTAACAGTTGACAGTTGA